The following nucleotide sequence is from candidate division TA06 bacterium.
GATACACGGGGCTTTCCCCAAATCGTGGCACCAAACCCGGTCATTCCCGCCCCCGATCAGGTCGGGCGCAGGCTTTGCGGGAATCCAGTGAGGATACCATGAACGAGAGACAACCGACCGTTTACATTCTCGCAAGTAGGCGCAACGGAACGCTCTACACCGGCGTGACTACCAACCTTGCCAAACGCGTCT
It contains:
- a CDS encoding GIY-YIG nuclease family protein — protein: MNERQPTVYILASRRNGTLYTGVTTNLAKRV